A DNA window from Geovibrio ferrireducens contains the following coding sequences:
- the pdxA gene encoding 4-hydroxythreonine-4-phosphate dehydrogenase PdxA: MKKTVIGITIGDPAGIGAEIAAKYALNQPESVRTVFIGYRFILEDAFRNILKTEMPEIEIIEPDEKADFEIEYGKIKGEYGKASMLFVEKAVRMAQSGEIDAVVTCPINKKSIQLGGYSFPGHTEFLGYLTDTTDFSMLLVGDRVRTLLATTHVPLCNLTAKLDVHTVLTAIRNAHNAGRFFCKGAPKIAVLGLNPHAGDNGALGDEEQSIISPAIEQAVKEGINAGGPYPADSLFPKVLKGEFDFVVCMYHDQGMIPVKMESFGNAVNVTLNLPIIRTSVDHGTAFDIAGKNTASPSSLYRAVKVAQEMVINARSA, translated from the coding sequence ATGAAAAAAACTGTAATCGGAATCACAATCGGCGACCCTGCCGGAATAGGCGCTGAAATAGCCGCCAAATACGCACTGAACCAGCCGGAAAGCGTGAGGACAGTCTTCATAGGCTACCGCTTCATACTGGAAGATGCGTTCAGGAATATACTGAAAACGGAAATGCCCGAAATAGAGATCATTGAACCGGATGAAAAAGCGGACTTTGAAATAGAATACGGAAAAATAAAGGGCGAATACGGAAAAGCATCCATGCTTTTTGTTGAAAAAGCTGTGAGAATGGCGCAGTCAGGGGAAATTGACGCCGTTGTCACCTGCCCCATTAATAAAAAATCCATTCAGCTCGGCGGGTACAGCTTCCCCGGACACACTGAATTTTTAGGTTATCTCACTGATACAACAGATTTCTCCATGCTCCTTGTCGGGGACAGGGTGCGCACTCTCCTTGCCACAACCCATGTGCCCCTGTGCAACCTGACAGCTAAGCTGGATGTTCATACGGTGCTCACCGCCATACGCAACGCCCATAACGCTGGCAGATTCTTCTGCAAGGGTGCGCCGAAAATCGCTGTTCTTGGACTTAACCCCCACGCCGGAGACAACGGAGCCCTTGGGGACGAGGAGCAGAGCATAATTTCCCCTGCCATTGAGCAGGCAGTAAAGGAAGGCATAAACGCAGGCGGGCCATACCCAGCGGATTCGCTTTTCCCGAAGGTACTCAAGGGCGAGTTTGACTTTGTGGTGTGCATGTACCATGATCAGGGAATGATCCCTGTTAAGATGGAATCCTTCGGCAATGCTGTGAACGTTACCCTCAACCTGCCAATTATACGCACCTCCGTAGACCACGGAACCGCATTTGACATAGCCGGAAAAAACACAGCCTCCCCCTCCTCTTTATACAGGGCGGTGAAGGTGGCACAGGAAATGGTGATTAATGCTCGATCTGCTTAA
- the rsmA gene encoding 16S rRNA (adenine(1518)-N(6)/adenine(1519)-N(6))-dimethyltransferase RsmA, which yields MLDLLKLFKEEQGRTKKAFGQHFLTNTHILDLIVSAAEIEKGDHVLEIGPGCGVLTHRLLEAGANVTAVDIDGELVSFLKRYLHVYKNFRVIHSDFMEFDTSLLETDRLKIIGNLPYNVSVDITAKCTELHGITDRMIFMYQKEVADRIAAKSGSKAYSSITVMTDYFYDKKKIKDISGGNFYPNTKVFSSILKFTPHAKENVGNEKEFLAFLRRCFTQKRKTLRNNLMGVENPETVIEKAGLKPSIRAEEMNLEDFIRLFRIIND from the coding sequence ATGCTCGATCTGCTTAAACTTTTCAAAGAGGAACAGGGAAGAACGAAAAAAGCGTTCGGACAGCACTTCCTCACCAACACGCATATACTCGATCTCATAGTGAGCGCAGCAGAAATAGAGAAAGGCGACCATGTTCTTGAGATAGGCCCCGGCTGCGGTGTACTTACCCACAGGCTGCTTGAGGCGGGCGCAAACGTGACCGCAGTTGACATAGACGGCGAACTGGTTTCATTCCTCAAGCGCTATCTGCATGTTTACAAAAACTTCCGTGTAATCCATTCGGACTTCATGGAGTTTGACACTTCCCTCCTTGAAACGGACAGGCTGAAAATAATCGGCAACCTGCCGTACAACGTGTCCGTGGACATCACAGCCAAATGTACTGAACTGCACGGCATAACTGACCGCATGATATTCATGTACCAGAAAGAGGTCGCGGACAGAATAGCAGCGAAATCTGGCTCAAAGGCATACTCATCCATAACCGTTATGACCGATTACTTCTATGATAAGAAGAAAATAAAGGACATTTCCGGCGGCAACTTTTATCCCAACACAAAAGTGTTTTCATCGATCCTGAAATTCACTCCCCATGCCAAGGAAAATGTCGGTAACGAAAAGGAGTTCCTCGCTTTCCTGCGGAGGTGCTTCACTCAGAAGCGCAAAACACTCCGCAATAACCTCATGGGGGTCGAAAACCCCGAAACGGTGATAGAAAAAGCAGGGCTTAAGCCTTCCATCCGTGCGGAGGAGATGAATCTGGAAGATTTTATACGCCTTTTCAGGATAATAAATGATTAA